A single Glycine soja cultivar W05 chromosome 14, ASM419377v2, whole genome shotgun sequence DNA region contains:
- the LOC114383482 gene encoding probable 2-oxoglutarate-dependent dioxygenase At5g05600, protein MMKNNSPQDWPEPIVRVQSLSERCTDSIPERYIKPLSDRPSDDAVAVDDANIPIIDLAGLYGGDPDARASTLKKISEACNEWGFFQIVNHGVSPQLMDMARETWRQFFHMPLEVKQQYANSPKTYEGYGSRLGIEKGAILDWSDYYYLHYLPLSLKDNNKWPSQPPSCREVCDEYGRELVKLCGRLMKVLSINLGLEEDALQKAFGGEDVGACMRVNFYPKCPRPELTLGLSSHSDPGGMTLLLSDDQVPGLQVRKGNNWITVKPLPHAFIVNIGDQIQVLSNANYKSVEHRVLVNSNKERVSLAFFYNPKSDIPIEPVKELVKPDKPALYTPMTFDEYRLFIRLRGPCGKSHVESLKSPR, encoded by the exons ATGATGAAAAACAATAGCCCACAAGATTGGCCTGAGCCAATAGTCAGAGTTCAGTCCTTGTCCGAAAGGTGCACAGATTCAATCCCTGAGAGGTATATCAAACCCCTCAGTGACCGTCCATCTGATGATGCCGTTGCTGTTGATGATGCCAACATCCCAATCATTGACCTTGCAGGGCTTTATGGTGGTGACCCAGATGCTCGAGCCTCCACACTGAAGAAAATCTCTGAGGCTTGTAATGAGTGGGGTTTCTTCCAGATCGTGAACCATGGTGTTAGCCCTCAGCTGATGGACATGGCTAGGGAAACTTGGCGCCAGTTCTTTCACATGCCTTTGGAGGTGAAGCAGCAGTATGCAAACTCGCCAAAAACCTATGAAGGGTATGGTAGCAGGCTTGGGATTGAGAAAGGTGCCATTCTTGACTGGAGTGATTACTATTATCTTCATTACCTTCCCTTGTCTTTGAAGGACAATAACAAATGGCCCAGTCAGCCTCCCTCTTGCAG GGAAGTGTGTGATGAGTATGGGAGAGAGCTGGTGAAGCTATGTGGGAGGTTGATGAAGGTTCTATCCATAAACCTTGGATTGGAAGAGGATGctcttcagaaagcttttggagGAGAAGATGTTGGAGCATGCATGAGGGTGAATTTTTACCCAAAGTGTCCAAGGCCAGAGTTGACGCTGGGTTTGTCTTCGCACTCAGATCCAGGAGGCATGACACTTTTACTTTCTGACGACCAAGTCCCTGGTCTTCAAGTCCGAAAAGGCAACAATTGGATTACGGTGAAGCCCCTTCCCCATGCTTTTATTGTCAATATTGGAGACCAAATTCAG GTTCTAAGCAATGCAAACTACAAGAGTGTGGAGCACAGGGTGCTAGTAAATTCAAACAAAGAGAGAGTTTCCCTAGCCTTCTTCTACAATCCCAAAAGTGACATACCCATTGAACCAGTAAAGGAATTGGTAAAGCCAGACAAACCTGCACTCTACACGCCCATGACCTTTGATGAATACAGGCTCTTCATTAGATTGAGAGGACCATGCGGAAAATCTCATGTGGAATCGTTAAAATCTCCAAGATGA